The Nocardia sp. NBC_01503 sequence GATGCCAAGCTCGGAATCGCCGCCACCGGAACCACTTTCGACGCGGTCCGGCAGGCGCTGCTCGATCTCGGCGTGGATGACGCGGCCATGCATCGCGCCGGGATTCGACTACTGCGTATCGGAATGCCGTATCCCGTGGGATCGCAGCGGGTCACCGAATTCGCACGCGGACTCGAACAGGTCATCGTGGTGGAGGACAAGACCGCCTTCATCGAGACTCAGATTCGTGAAATCCTTTACGGCACAGTGGCTGCGCCGCAGATCGTCGGCAAGAAGGACGCGCGCGGCGCGCTGCTCATGCCCGCCGACGGCGAGCTGACCCCCGGGCGACTGCTCGGACCGCTGCGCCGGGTGCTGCGCGCCCATGTCGAGCTGAAAAGAGCCGCGCCCCCGCCACTTTCACTGGAGGTGCTCTCCGCCAAGCGGACCCCGTACTTCTGCAGCGGCTGCCCGCACAATCGCTCCACCGCCCTGCCCGAGGGGTCCATCGGCGGCGGCGGAATCGGCTGCCACACCCTGGTGACGCTCTCCGGTCGCGGTGACAGCGCGGTCACCGGGCTCACCCAGATGGGTGGCGAGGGCAGTCAGTGGATCGGCCAGGCGCCCTTCACCGATGTGCCGCATCTGTTCCAGAACATCGGCGACGGAACGTTCTTCCACTCCGGACAGCTGGCGGTGCAGGCGTGCGTGGCGGCCGGGGTGAATATCACCTACAAGCTGCTCTACAACGAGGTCGTCGCCATGACCGGCGCACAGGACGCCATCGGCATCCTGTCGGTCGCGCAGTTGACGCACAAGCTGACCACCGAGGGCGTCAAGCAGATCATCATCTGCGCCGACGAGCCCAAGCGGCACGATAGGCGGGCGCTGGCCAAGGGCACACTGCTGTGGCATCGCGATCGGCTCGACGAGGCGCAGCGGATACTGCGTGAGATCAAGGGCGTCACGGTGCTGATCTACGACCAGCACTGCGCGGCCGACGCGCGGCGGCAGCGCAAGCGCGGCACCCTGCCGGTGCGTAATACCCGCGTGGTGATCAACGAGGCGGTGTGTGAGGGCTGCGGTGATTGCGGGGTGAAGTCGAATTGCCTTTCGGTGCAACCGGTCGAGACGGAGTTCGGGCGTAAGACGCGGATCGATCAGACCTCCTGCAATACCGATTACAGCTGCCTGGACGGTGACTGCCCGTCGTTCGTGACGGTGGAAGTGACACCTGATAGCAAGGGGCGCGGTAAATCCCGCAAGCAGGCCGAGCCGCCGATGGTGTCCGATCCCGGCCTGGCCGCACCGCGGGGCACGCAGAATGTATTGCTCGCGGGCATCGGCGGCACCGGCATCGTGACGGTCAACCAGGTGCTGGCCACCGCCGCGCTGCGCGCCGGATACGAGGTGGAGAGCCTGGATCAGATCGGCCTGAGTCAGAAGGCGGGGCCGGTCATCTCGCATCTGCGCTTCTCCAGCACCGAATTGGAGCCGTCCAACCGGCTCACCCCCGGTAGCGCGGACTGCGTTATCGCCATCGACCTGCTGACCGCGGCCGATCCCAAGAACCTCCAGTACGCGAACCCGTCCGGCACGATCGCGATCGCCTCCACCAGCCGCACACCCACCGGCGATATGGTGTACGACAAGTCGGTCGCGTATCCGGAGACCCAGCCGCTACTGGATCGCCTTGCCGCGGTATCGAATTCGCTCAGCCATTTCGATGCGCTGGCAGCAGCCGAGAAGTTGTTCGGCAATACCGCAGCGGCGAACTTCCTGATGGTCGGCGCGGCCTTCCAGACAGGTGGACTTCGCCTACCCGCCGCCGCCATCGAGGAGGCCATCGGCATCAATGGTGTTGCGGTGGCGGCCAATATCGACGCGTTCCGCTGGGGACGAGTGGCTATCGCGGACCCCACCGCCTTCGCGGCGGCCGTCGAATCCGTTGCGCCGCAGCACACCCTGCCCGCCCTACCCGCGGAGCTGCTGACCGGCACCACCTTCGAGGGCGAGGTACGCCGCCTGGTCGAACTGCGCGCCAACGAGCTGGTGCGGTTCCAGAGCGCCAAGATCGCCCGCCGCTACCTCGATACCGTCCAATCCATCTGGGCCGCAGAGCGTTCGGTCACCGACCGCACCGACTTCAGCGAGGCGGTGGCACGCGGACTGCACAAGTTCACCGCCTACAAGGACGAGTACGAGGTGGCGCGCCTGCTGGTCGATCCGGCCTTCCTGGCGCAGGTGCGCGAACAGGTCCCCGGTGGCGAGAACCTCACCTACAAACTCCACCCACCCGTGCTGCGCGCACTGGGCCGTAAGAAGAAGATCGGCCTCACCCCGAAATCCCATGTGGCCCTGCGGCTTCTCGCCAAGGGGAAGGTTTTGCGCGGCACCCGCCTGGACCCCTTCGGCTACGCTCACGTCCGAAAAGTGGAGCGCGAACTGCTCTCCCACTACACCGGACTGATGCGCCAGCTGGCCGTCAGCCTGACCACGGACACCTACGACACCGCGGTCAAGGCCGCCGCCCTCCCCGACCTCGTGCGCGGCTACGAGGACGTGAAGCTCGCCAATGTCGAGCTGTACTGGAACGCCCTGCGCGACCTGGGCCTCGACAACCGCTGAGCAGCAAAACCCTGAACAGGCGGGCAACCCCCGCCATCCCGGCACGTCTTCGGCCGGGATCCACACCGGCAAACCCAGCCGGTTTCCGCAGTGAAGCGCCGCCACGAACGGCATCGAGAGAGGAATGGATTGTGACTGCAATGCACACCGAGACAGGCGTTTTCGGGCGCTCGCACGAGGTGAGCTCGCGGGCTCATGAGCAGGTCGTGTTCTGCGAGGACGACAAGACGGGGCTGAAGGCGATCATCGCCATCCACTCGACCGCCTTGGGTCCCGCACTCGGTGGCACCCGATTCTATCCGTATGCCGATGAGTCGGCCGCGCTGCAAGATGTGCTGCGACTGTCGTGGGGTATGACCTACAAGGCCGCTGCCGCCGGGGTCGATCTGGGTGGCGGCAAGGCCGTCATCATCGGTGATCCGGCCGTCGCCAAGACCGAGGAGCTGCTCGCGGCGTACGCGCGGTTCGTGAATACCCTTGGCGGGCGGTACATCACGGCGGGCGATGTCGGCACGAACACCGACGACCTCGACATCATCGGAAAGCACACGCCGTTCGTGACCGGACGCAGCGCTGCCGCGGGCGGTTCCGGTGACAGCGCCCGGCTGACCGCGCTCGGCGTCTTTCACTCCATGCGCGCCGGAGCCGAATCCGTCTGGGGCACAGCCTCACTCGCCAACCGCACGGTAGGCGTCGAGGGTGCGGGCAAGGTCGGCAGCGAACTCATCGGCATGCTGCTGGCCGATGGCGCGGAGGTCTGCGTCACCGATGTGAACGATGTCGCCCTGCAACGCGTTTCCCAGGTGCACCCCTCGGTCCGGCTGCTCAGCACCGTATCCACCGCACCCGTCGACGTGTACGCCCCCTGCGCTCTCGGCGGTACCCTCACCGCGTCCAGCGCCGAGGCCATCGAGGCCAAACTCGTCTGCGGAGCGGCCAACAACCAGCTCGCGACCCCGGATATCGAGCACGCGCTCAATGAGCGCGGCATTACCTGGGTCCCCGATTTCGTCGCCAATGCCGGCGGCCTCATGCAGGTGGCGGGCGAACTGCGCACCGCCGATCCGGCCGCCATCGAAGCCGATGTGACGGCCATCTACGACCGCTGCCGCGACATCATCACGGCGGCAAAGGCTTCCGGCATCGGTACGGGCGCGGCGGCGAATCGATTCGCCGAGCGGCGCCTCGATGCCATCCCGCGGTCGATCTGACCGCGACGCCGGAGTTTCAAGGAGGAGACCAGAAGTGGCGATCACCAGCGGATTATTCCGCACCAAATCAGTTGAACAGTCGATCCGGGACACCGATGATCCGGATGCCAAGTTACGCAAGGATCTGACGGCCAAGGACCTCACTGTCTTCGGTGTCGCCGTGGTCATCGGTGCGGGCATCTTCACCCTCACCGCGCGGACGGCGGGAACCGTTGCGGGGCCGTCGGTCTCGCTCGCCTTCGTCTTCGCGGCGATCGCGTGCGGGCTGACCGCGCTCTGCTACGCCGAATTCGCCTCGACGGTGCCGGTAGCGGGTAGCGCGTACACCTTCGCGTACGCGACCTTCGGCGAGATCATCGCGTGGATCATCGGCTGGGATCTGATTCTGGAGTTCGCGCTCGCGGTCTCGGTGGTGGCCAAGGGGTGGTCGCAGTATCTCGGTGAGGTGCTCGGCTCCCGGCCGCCCATCCTGGAGCTGGGTTCGATCCACTTCGATTGGGGCGCGGTGCTCATCATCGCCGCGGTCGGCGTGCTGCTGGCCACCGGAACCAAGCTCTCCTCGCGGGTCTCGGCCATCGCGGTCGCCATCAAGCTGGCCGTCATCGCCCTGGTCCTGGTGGTCGGCGCGACCTACTTCAAGGCCTCCAACCTGACCCCGTACATTCCGCCGTCGCAGCCGTCCGAGAAGGCGGGCGGAGTACATCAGTCGCTGTTCAGCTTCCTGACCGGTTCCGGCGGCACCAGCTTCGGCTGGTACGGCCTGCTGGCCGCCGCCAGCCTGGTGTTCTTCGCCTTCATCGGATTCGATGTCGTGGCCACCACCGCCGAGGAGGTGCGCGATCCGCAGCGCAATGTGCCGCGCGGCATCTTCGGCTCGCTGGCCATCGTGACAGTGCTCTATGTCGCGGTCTCGCTGGTGCTCACCGGAATGGTCCCCTACACTGCGCTCTCGAGCGGAAATGCCACCCTGGCAACGGCTTTCGCCATCCACGGCGATATGTGGGTGAAGAACATCATCTCCGTCGGCGCGCTGGCGGGCCTGTCCACCGTGGTCATGGTCATGTTCCTGGGCCAGACCCGGGTGCTCTTCGCCATGGCCCGCGACGGCCTGCTCCCCCGCGGTCTCGCGCATACCGGCAAGCACGGCACCCCGGTCCGCCTGACCGTCATCGTCGGTATCGCCTGTGCCCTGCTCGCCGGTTTCGTCGACTTCGGCACCCTCGAGGAAATGGTCAATATCGGCACCCTGGTCGCCTTCGTCCTGGTGTCGATCGGCGTCCCCATCCTGCGCCGCACCCGCCCGGACCTGAAGCGCGGCTTCCGCGTTCCGCTCGTCCCCCTGGTTCCGATCCTGGCCGCCCTGGCCTGCCTGTGGCTCATGCTCAACCTGTCCATCGAGACCTGGCTGCGCTTCGTGATCTGGATGGCGGTGGGCGTTGTCGTCTACTTCGCCTACAGCCGAAAGCATTCGGTGCTGCGCAAGCAGACCGCGGCCGAGACGCCCGAGGCGACGCCCGTCAGCTAGCCGTCCAGCACACCGGTGAGGGTGCGAATCATCCTGATGAGGGGGATGATTCGCGCCCTCGTGGTCGTTCAGCCGGTAGCGGATCCCGGGTTCGGGACGGATGCGACGGCCGCCGTGATCCCGGCCAGGATGACGCGCAAACCGTGCTCGTACTCCCGGTCGTTGTCGGCGGTGGCGAAATCGGTGACCATGCGGGCGGTGCGCGGATAGCGGGCGGGGTCCACCGCTACGCCGAGATGGTCGGCGGTATAGGGGTTTTCGCGGTACTCCGTCCCGGTGCGCGCCTGCTCCTCGATGACGAAGCCGGTGGTGTAGTGCAGCAGGATCGGGAAGACGCGTTCGGCCGCGAGCCGATCCAGGCCCGCGTCCTCCAGCGTGCGCAGTGTCAATTCCACCGTGCGCCACATGGATTCATCACTGATGAAGGTTCCGGCGGCGACCCGCGCGCCATCGCGATAGCGCAGCATGGATTGCCGCAGGCGTGCGGCGAGGTGGATCAGCCAGTCCTGCCAGCCCTCATCGCGCCGCGGCGCCTCCAGACCGGCCACGGCGTCGACGAAGATGTGCTGCGCCATGGCGTCGAGCAGTTCGCGCTTGTTCTTCACATGCCAATACAGCGCGGGCGCTTGCACATTCAGTGCC is a genomic window containing:
- a CDS encoding indolepyruvate ferredoxin oxidoreductase family protein, translating into MTSLACPSSQQAEPAAPYDLADRYRSGAGPVLLTGVQAIARLLVEQHVRDIRAGRRVATFVSGYQGSPLGGVDKMLLGMPNVLAEHDITFVPGLNEELAATSVWGSQADLPAGRATHDGVVGVWYGKGPGVDRATDAIRHANMYGVNGRGGVLLLVGDDPASKSSTVPAVSERSLAAMGVPVLFPRNAEEIITMGMAGVALSRASGCVVAMKIVADVADGAWTVDASVADLPLITPEVLWEGKPFVYRQRPMAAPTDSVLAEADLYGPRWAMVREFGALNDIDVIEVNPADAKLGIAATGTTFDAVRQALLDLGVDDAAMHRAGIRLLRIGMPYPVGSQRVTEFARGLEQVIVVEDKTAFIETQIREILYGTVAAPQIVGKKDARGALLMPADGELTPGRLLGPLRRVLRAHVELKRAAPPPLSLEVLSAKRTPYFCSGCPHNRSTALPEGSIGGGGIGCHTLVTLSGRGDSAVTGLTQMGGEGSQWIGQAPFTDVPHLFQNIGDGTFFHSGQLAVQACVAAGVNITYKLLYNEVVAMTGAQDAIGILSVAQLTHKLTTEGVKQIIICADEPKRHDRRALAKGTLLWHRDRLDEAQRILREIKGVTVLIYDQHCAADARRQRKRGTLPVRNTRVVINEAVCEGCGDCGVKSNCLSVQPVETEFGRKTRIDQTSCNTDYSCLDGDCPSFVTVEVTPDSKGRGKSRKQAEPPMVSDPGLAAPRGTQNVLLAGIGGTGIVTVNQVLATAALRAGYEVESLDQIGLSQKAGPVISHLRFSSTELEPSNRLTPGSADCVIAIDLLTAADPKNLQYANPSGTIAIASTSRTPTGDMVYDKSVAYPETQPLLDRLAAVSNSLSHFDALAAAEKLFGNTAAANFLMVGAAFQTGGLRLPAAAIEEAIGINGVAVAANIDAFRWGRVAIADPTAFAAAVESVAPQHTLPALPAELLTGTTFEGEVRRLVELRANELVRFQSAKIARRYLDTVQSIWAAERSVTDRTDFSEAVARGLHKFTAYKDEYEVARLLVDPAFLAQVREQVPGGENLTYKLHPPVLRALGRKKKIGLTPKSHVALRLLAKGKVLRGTRLDPFGYAHVRKVERELLSHYTGLMRQLAVSLTTDTYDTAVKAAALPDLVRGYEDVKLANVELYWNALRDLGLDNR
- a CDS encoding Glu/Leu/Phe/Val family dehydrogenase, with amino-acid sequence MHTETGVFGRSHEVSSRAHEQVVFCEDDKTGLKAIIAIHSTALGPALGGTRFYPYADESAALQDVLRLSWGMTYKAAAAGVDLGGGKAVIIGDPAVAKTEELLAAYARFVNTLGGRYITAGDVGTNTDDLDIIGKHTPFVTGRSAAAGGSGDSARLTALGVFHSMRAGAESVWGTASLANRTVGVEGAGKVGSELIGMLLADGAEVCVTDVNDVALQRVSQVHPSVRLLSTVSTAPVDVYAPCALGGTLTASSAEAIEAKLVCGAANNQLATPDIEHALNERGITWVPDFVANAGGLMQVAGELRTADPAAIEADVTAIYDRCRDIITAAKASGIGTGAAANRFAERRLDAIPRSI
- a CDS encoding amino acid permease; translation: MPSRGRSDRDAGVSRRRPEVAITSGLFRTKSVEQSIRDTDDPDAKLRKDLTAKDLTVFGVAVVIGAGIFTLTARTAGTVAGPSVSLAFVFAAIACGLTALCYAEFASTVPVAGSAYTFAYATFGEIIAWIIGWDLILEFALAVSVVAKGWSQYLGEVLGSRPPILELGSIHFDWGAVLIIAAVGVLLATGTKLSSRVSAIAVAIKLAVIALVLVVGATYFKASNLTPYIPPSQPSEKAGGVHQSLFSFLTGSGGTSFGWYGLLAAASLVFFAFIGFDVVATTAEEVRDPQRNVPRGIFGSLAIVTVLYVAVSLVLTGMVPYTALSSGNATLATAFAIHGDMWVKNIISVGALAGLSTVVMVMFLGQTRVLFAMARDGLLPRGLAHTGKHGTPVRLTVIVGIACALLAGFVDFGTLEEMVNIGTLVAFVLVSIGVPILRRTRPDLKRGFRVPLVPLVPILAALACLWLMLNLSIETWLRFVIWMAVGVVVYFAYSRKHSVLRKQTAAETPEATPVS
- a CDS encoding TetR/AcrR family transcriptional regulator C-terminal domain-containing protein, which gives rise to MSEKPAVKLDGNAIAVAALDLLDEAGLDGLTMRKVAAALNVQAPALYWHVKNKRELLDAMAQHIFVDAVAGLEAPRRDEGWQDWLIHLAARLRQSMLRYRDGARVAAGTFISDESMWRTVELTLRTLEDAGLDRLAAERVFPILLHYTTGFVIEEQARTGTEYRENPYTADHLGVAVDPARYPRTARMVTDFATADNDREYEHGLRVILAGITAAVASVPNPGSATG